From a region of the Pseudanabaena sp. ABRG5-3 genome:
- a CDS encoding Rpn family recombination-promoting nuclease/putative transposase — MYDNTCKFLAEIFPTDFASWLLGKPIPLNKLEPSELSVEPIRADSVILLESVEIVLHLEFQTKTDENMPFRMLDYWVRLYRKYPNKRFHQTVIYLKPSNSHLVYQNSFNAEQINLSFNVIRLWEQPTEIFQKHQGLLPFAVLSKTDDPEGTLRQVVRQINNIADQRTQSNVAASTAIMSGIALSKELIQRLLRSEIMKESVIYQEILLEGKAEGKAEGKAEATNQIALNMLRSSISIDLISQVTGLTLKQIEKLQKLSDKQSKVMKHPKSKKVRVQ, encoded by the coding sequence ATGTACGATAATACCTGCAAATTTCTCGCTGAAATTTTTCCTACTGATTTTGCCAGTTGGTTGTTAGGAAAACCTATTCCTCTAAACAAACTCGAACCATCGGAACTATCTGTTGAACCCATTCGTGCAGATTCTGTCATTCTTTTAGAATCAGTAGAAATTGTCTTACATCTGGAATTTCAAACTAAAACTGATGAAAATATGCCATTTCGGATGCTGGATTACTGGGTTAGACTCTACCGTAAATATCCCAATAAAAGATTTCATCAAACCGTAATTTACTTAAAACCCTCAAACTCACACTTGGTATATCAAAATAGCTTTAACGCCGAACAAATAAATCTCAGCTTTAATGTTATTCGTCTATGGGAACAACCAACTGAAATATTTCAAAAACATCAAGGTTTATTGCCTTTTGCTGTCTTATCCAAAACTGATGACCCAGAGGGAACATTAAGACAGGTTGTAAGGCAAATTAACAATATTGCTGATCAAAGGACACAAAGTAATGTTGCTGCATCGACGGCTATAATGTCTGGTATAGCCCTAAGTAAAGAACTTATCCAAAGATTGCTAAGGAGCGAAATCATGAAAGAATCAGTGATTTATCAGGAAATCCTGCTAGAAGGTAAGGCTGAAGGTAAAGCTGAGGGTAAGGCTGAAGCAACAAATCAAATTGCCTTAAATATGCTACGTTCTAGCATATCTATCGATTTAATTTCGCAAGTTACAGGGCTGACCCTAAAACAAATCGAAAAACTCCAGAAACTGTCTGATAAGCAGTCCAAAGTTATGAAGCACCCTAAATCTAAAAAAGTGCGCGTGCAATAA
- a CDS encoding ATP-dependent Clp protease ATP-binding subunit yields MFERFTEKAIKVIMLAQEEARRLGHNFVGTEQILLGLIGEGTGVAAKVLKSMGVNLKDARIEVEKIIGRGSGFVAVEIPFTPRAKRVLELSLEEARQLGHNYIGTEHLLLGLIREGEGVAARVLENLGVDLSKVRTQVIRMLGETAEVSAGGGSSGRTKTPTLDEFGSNLTQLAQDGKLDPVVGREKEIERVIQILGRRTKNNPVLIGEPGVGKTAIAEGLAQRISNSDIPDILQEKRVVTLDIGLLVAGTKYRGEFEERLKKIMEEIRTAGNVILVIDEVHTLIGAGAAEGAIDAANILKPALARGELQCIGATTLDEYRKHIERDAALERRFQPVMVGEPSVEETIEILIGLRQRYEEHHKLKIDDEALVAAARLSDRYISDRFLPDKAIDLIDEAGSRVRLINSQLPPAAKELDKELRQTLKDKDDAVRKQDFDKAAELRDKEIDLKQQIRALSQTKKAEAPTEDAPEIRVTEEDIAYIVSSWTGVPVLKITESESVKLMQMEETLHSRVIGQDEAVKAISRAIRRARVGLKSPNRPIASFIFSGPTGVGKTELTKALASYFFGSEEAMIRLDMSEYMERHTVSKLIGSPPGYVGYNEGGQLTEAVRRRPYTVVLFDEIEKAHPDVFNLLLQVLEDGRLTDSKGRTVDFKNTLLIMTSNVGSKVIEKGGGGLGFDFAASQEDALYTRIRSLVNEELKQYFRPEFLNRLDEIIVFRQLTKPEVKEIADLMLNEFFKRMLDKNIVLTVTERFKDLLVQEGYNPSYGARPLRRAIMRLLEDSLAEEILTGKVREGASVQVDVDDDGKVKVIEQEALSGSDNNLQLLPSA; encoded by the coding sequence ATGTTTGAACGCTTTACAGAAAAAGCAATTAAAGTCATCATGCTGGCTCAAGAGGAAGCTCGCCGCCTCGGTCATAACTTTGTCGGCACAGAGCAAATCCTATTGGGTCTAATCGGAGAAGGAACTGGCGTTGCCGCCAAAGTACTTAAGTCCATGGGTGTAAACCTCAAAGATGCCCGCATCGAGGTTGAGAAAATCATCGGACGCGGCTCTGGTTTTGTCGCAGTTGAAATACCTTTCACGCCTCGCGCCAAAAGAGTCCTAGAGTTGTCGTTAGAAGAAGCCCGCCAGTTGGGACACAACTATATTGGTACTGAGCATTTATTGCTAGGACTGATTCGCGAAGGCGAAGGTGTCGCCGCTAGAGTTTTAGAAAACCTCGGCGTGGATCTATCCAAGGTTCGCACTCAAGTAATCAGAATGCTCGGTGAGACTGCCGAAGTATCCGCAGGTGGCGGTTCATCGGGACGCACCAAAACGCCTACCCTTGACGAATTTGGCTCGAACCTGACTCAACTAGCCCAAGATGGCAAACTCGATCCTGTTGTGGGTCGTGAAAAAGAAATTGAACGAGTAATTCAGATCCTCGGTCGCCGCACCAAGAATAATCCAGTCCTAATTGGTGAACCAGGTGTGGGTAAAACCGCGATCGCGGAAGGTTTAGCTCAGCGCATCTCTAACAGTGACATCCCCGACATTTTGCAAGAAAAGCGGGTTGTTACTCTCGATATCGGTCTGCTAGTTGCGGGTACAAAATACCGTGGTGAATTTGAGGAACGCCTCAAGAAAATCATGGAAGAAATCCGCACGGCTGGCAATGTGATCTTGGTAATTGATGAAGTCCATACCTTGATCGGTGCAGGTGCTGCCGAAGGCGCGATCGATGCCGCGAATATTTTGAAGCCTGCCCTTGCTCGTGGCGAATTGCAATGCATCGGCGCAACTACTCTTGATGAATATCGTAAGCATATCGAGCGTGATGCCGCCCTAGAGCGTCGCTTCCAGCCTGTAATGGTCGGTGAGCCTAGCGTCGAAGAAACCATCGAAATCTTGATCGGTTTGCGTCAGCGCTACGAAGAACACCACAAGCTCAAGATTGACGACGAAGCCCTTGTTGCCGCCGCAAGATTATCCGATCGCTACATCAGCGATCGCTTCTTGCCCGACAAAGCGATCGACTTGATCGACGAAGCTGGTTCCCGCGTGCGCTTGATTAATTCGCAGCTACCTCCTGCCGCCAAAGAACTTGACAAAGAATTGCGTCAAACCCTCAAGGATAAGGACGATGCGGTTCGGAAGCAAGACTTTGATAAGGCTGCGGAATTGCGCGACAAGGAAATCGACCTCAAGCAACAAATTCGCGCCCTTAGCCAAACTAAAAAAGCTGAAGCTCCCACCGAGGATGCCCCTGAAATTCGCGTTACCGAAGAGGACATCGCCTACATCGTCAGTTCTTGGACTGGCGTACCTGTCCTCAAAATCACCGAATCCGAGTCCGTCAAGCTCATGCAGATGGAAGAAACCCTGCATAGCCGCGTCATCGGTCAGGATGAAGCCGTCAAAGCAATTTCCCGTGCAATCCGTCGCGCCCGTGTGGGTCTGAAGAGTCCTAACCGTCCGATCGCCAGCTTTATCTTCTCTGGTCCCACAGGTGTAGGTAAAACCGAGCTAACCAAGGCTCTCGCATCCTACTTCTTCGGCTCTGAAGAAGCGATGATTCGCCTTGATATGTCCGAATACATGGAGCGTCACACCGTATCCAAGTTGATCGGTTCACCTCCTGGATATGTCGGCTACAACGAAGGTGGTCAGCTTACCGAAGCAGTGCGTCGTCGTCCCTACACCGTCGTCCTCTTCGACGAAATCGAAAAAGCTCACCCCGATGTCTTCAACTTGCTCTTACAAGTCCTTGAAGATGGTCGCTTGACTGACTCTAAGGGTCGTACCGTTGACTTCAAGAACACCCTATTGATCATGACCTCTAACGTTGGTTCTAAGGTCATTGAAAAGGGTGGCGGTGGACTTGGCTTTGACTTCGCTGCTAGCCAAGAGGATGCGCTCTATACCCGCATTCGATCGCTAGTTAACGAAGAACTCAAGCAATACTTCCGCCCAGAGTTCCTCAACCGTCTTGATGAAATCATCGTCTTCCGTCAATTGACCAAGCCCGAAGTCAAGGAAATCGCCGATCTCATGCTCAACGAATTCTTCAAGCGGATGCTCGATAAGAACATTGTTCTGACCGTGACTGAGCGCTTTAAGGATCTGTTAGTCCAAGAGGGCTATAACCCTAGTTATGGCGCACGTCCATTACGTCGAGCAATCATGCGCTTGCTCGAAGATTCTCTCGCCGAAGAGATCTTGACGGGCAAAGTCCGTGAAGGGGCATCGGTACAAGTTGATGTAGATGATGATGGCAAGGTCAAAGTCATTGAGCAAGAAGCTCTAAGTGGTTCTGATAACAATCTTCAGTTACTGCCTTCAGCTTAG
- a CDS encoding DUF29 domain-containing protein gives MAQALISTKSSSLYDRDFLLWTEETIAHLQTGNFKQLDINNLIEEIDSLGKAQKNALKGQIRALIEHIIKRCYVDMPLEYNGWERTIRNIRPEIEDLIETSPSLQNDYSKILDTVYQQCLKKLRPEYKTTKFPETWQFSRSLNDLLNLDFWEDIQNPL, from the coding sequence ATGGCACAAGCTTTAATATCAACAAAATCATCAAGTTTATATGACCGTGACTTCTTGCTATGGACAGAAGAAACGATTGCTCATTTACAAACTGGTAACTTTAAACAACTAGATATTAATAATTTGATTGAGGAGATTGACTCATTGGGAAAAGCTCAAAAAAATGCCCTCAAGGGACAAATTCGCGCCCTCATAGAACACATTATAAAACGATGCTATGTCGATATGCCACTAGAATACAACGGATGGGAAAGAACAATTCGCAATATTCGACCTGAAATCGAGGATTTAATCGAAACTTCTCCCAGTTTGCAGAACGACTATTCAAAAATCCTTGATACAGTTTATCAGCAATGTCTCAAAAAGCTGCGTCCAGAATATAAGACAACGAAGTTTCCAGAAACATGGCAATTCAGTAGATCACTTAATGATCTGCTGAATTTGGACTTTTGGGAAGATATTCAAAATCCACTCTAG
- a CDS encoding DUF6516 family protein: MIAEDYLALIKSLIALCPAVKSFSILREDAQGNKGLWRYRLTLQDDSLLEMFEFFEIQSDRVEVIKYSFHWQSVDGKFIKRWDNAAHHPEIETYPHHLHEGDENFVLPYQPVKFEEILQIITLNL; this comes from the coding sequence ATGATTGCCGAAGATTATTTAGCTTTAATAAAGTCATTAATAGCTCTTTGCCCAGCAGTGAAAAGTTTTAGCATTCTTAGAGAAGATGCACAGGGCAATAAAGGTTTATGGCGCTATCGGCTGACTTTACAAGATGATAGCCTTTTAGAAATGTTTGAGTTTTTTGAAATTCAATCAGATAGGGTTGAGGTGATTAAATACAGTTTTCATTGGCAAAGTGTTGATGGGAAATTTATTAAACGTTGGGATAATGCTGCTCATCATCCTGAGATTGAAACTTATCCTCATCATTTGCATGAAGGTGATGAAAATTTTGTACTGCCGTATCAGCCAGTTAAGTTTGAGGAGATTTTGCAAATCATTACACTTAATCTATAA
- a CDS encoding DUF5615 family PIN-like protein → MKLLFDENLSPKLPSRLADIFPNSLHVRDVDMKSTVDPIVWDYAKSNDLIIVSKDSDMHDLSLVFGNPPKVIWIRLGNCSTSQVERLLRRDFEAIDLFYQDKYLSLLALA, encoded by the coding sequence ATGAAGTTACTTTTTGATGAAAATCTGTCTCCAAAGTTGCCGAGCCGTTTGGCTGACATTTTCCCAAATTCGCTACATGTTCGAGACGTTGATATGAAATCAACTGTCGATCCCATAGTTTGGGATTATGCTAAGTCTAATGATTTGATAATTGTCTCGAAAGACTCCGATATGCACGACCTCAGCTTAGTGTTTGGAAATCCACCGAAAGTTATTTGGATTCGGCTTGGAAACTGTTCAACTTCACAGGTAGAAAGACTTCTAAGAAGAGATTTTGAGGCGATCGACTTATTCTACCAAGACAAGTATTTATCACTGCTTGCTTTAGCATAA
- a CDS encoding DUF433 domain-containing protein, with amino-acid sequence MNYRNYITIEPNKRGGKPCVRGLRITVYEVLEYLASDMTEAEILEDFPDLTREDFKACIAYAADRERRFMTVPISA; translated from the coding sequence ATGAACTACCGAAATTACATCACAATTGAGCCAAATAAGCGAGGTGGTAAGCCTTGTGTGCGTGGTTTGCGAATTACAGTTTATGAAGTGCTTGAATACTTGGCTTCTGATATGACCGAAGCAGAAATACTTGAGGATTTTCCAGATCTAACGCGAGAAGATTTTAAAGCCTGTATTGCATACGCGGCTGACCGCGAGCGTCGGTTTATGACAGTACCGATATCAGCATGA
- the minD gene encoding septum site-determining protein MinD yields the protein MSRIIVVTSGKGGVGKTTSSANLGMAIAKLGRKVVLVDADFGLRNLDLLLGLENRIVYTALEVIARECKLDQALVKDKRQPNLSLLAAPQTRNKTAITAAHMKALVEVLSRYFDYVLIDCPAGIESGFQNAIAGAKEAIIVTTPEISAVRDADRVVGLLEANRITDIKLILNRIRPAMVKNNDMMSVEDVLDILSVKLIGVIPDDEQVIVSTNKGEPLVLSDKASLAGTAYMNVAKRLEGKEVEFLQLEAPPKGILARLSSWISGNS from the coding sequence ATGAGTCGCATTATCGTTGTTACCTCTGGTAAAGGTGGTGTCGGCAAGACCACATCTTCCGCAAATCTCGGCATGGCGATCGCTAAGCTCGGACGCAAAGTGGTTTTGGTGGATGCTGACTTTGGCTTGCGAAATCTCGATCTGTTATTGGGATTAGAAAATCGCATCGTGTATACAGCCCTAGAGGTGATTGCGCGCGAGTGTAAACTCGACCAAGCCCTAGTCAAAGATAAACGCCAACCGAATCTATCTTTATTAGCAGCACCGCAAACTCGCAACAAGACTGCGATCACTGCCGCGCATATGAAGGCTTTGGTGGAAGTTTTAAGCCGCTATTTTGATTATGTCTTGATTGATTGTCCCGCAGGGATTGAGTCGGGGTTTCAAAATGCGATCGCTGGTGCAAAAGAGGCGATCATCGTTACTACTCCCGAAATCTCGGCTGTACGTGATGCCGATCGCGTCGTAGGTCTTTTGGAAGCCAATCGAATTACGGATATTAAATTAATTTTGAACCGAATTCGCCCAGCTATGGTAAAAAATAACGACATGATGAGTGTCGAAGATGTGCTGGATATTTTGTCAGTTAAATTAATTGGCGTAATACCCGATGACGAACAGGTGATTGTTTCCACCAATAAAGGGGAACCATTGGTGTTGTCAGATAAAGCTTCACTTGCAGGCACTGCCTATATGAATGTGGCAAAACGACTGGAAGGTAAAGAGGTTGAGTTTTTGCAACTCGAAGCCCCGCCCAAAGGAATTTTAGCCCGTCTGTCAAGCTGGATTAGTGGGAACTCCTGA
- a CDS encoding CCA tRNA nucleotidyltransferase, whose protein sequence is MQQFPFDFNDLPTPTYLVGGWVRDRLLNRQGKYLDLDFVLPENAVETAQEIARKYKAGFVVLDAERKIARVVFKNGTADFAQQMGRSLEEDLGRRDFCMNAIAMECHQLIGDQSIGDGLTREDFIDPFDGIGDLKAKRIRMVAPENLAEDPLRILRGYRQSAQLGFVIEDLTRQVLIKLAPRLKFVAAERVRTELGYLLSINNGSQWMMEAISDRILEDWLPSQHLNLPRFGQIERVISNLLAQFPNLELFFSKHLAGDRYAIVIVKLAALTYSATALESLGLSRAEQRWLVGILRYLPQFINLLDQATPKEQYKFFQSTLEFFPAIATLAFASGYELERISPWLERWLNPNDAIAYPITLITGDDLRKDLGIPPSPQIGEFLESVKIAQVEGKISSRSEAIAFVKSIITY, encoded by the coding sequence TTGCAGCAGTTTCCTTTTGATTTTAATGATTTGCCTACACCAACTTATCTCGTGGGGGGATGGGTGCGCGATCGCCTATTAAATCGTCAAGGTAAATATCTTGATCTTGATTTTGTATTGCCTGAAAATGCAGTGGAAACGGCTCAAGAGATCGCTCGTAAATATAAAGCAGGCTTTGTCGTTCTAGATGCTGAGCGCAAAATTGCGAGGGTTGTTTTTAAGAATGGTACGGCGGATTTTGCTCAACAGATGGGCAGGAGTTTAGAGGAAGATCTGGGGCGGCGCGATTTCTGTATGAATGCGATCGCGATGGAATGTCATCAATTAATTGGCGATCAGTCTATTGGTGATGGATTGACAAGAGAAGACTTTATTGATCCTTTTGATGGGATTGGGGATTTAAAAGCGAAGAGAATTAGGATGGTTGCTCCTGAGAACTTGGCAGAAGATCCATTACGGATTTTGCGGGGGTATCGGCAATCAGCCCAATTGGGCTTTGTGATCGAAGATTTAACGCGACAGGTTTTGATTAAACTCGCACCGAGATTAAAGTTTGTGGCCGCAGAACGGGTACGCACAGAATTAGGTTATCTATTGTCAATTAACAATGGTAGCCAATGGATGATGGAAGCAATCAGCGATCGCATTTTAGAGGATTGGCTACCAAGTCAGCATTTGAATTTGCCCAGATTTGGCCAGATTGAGAGGGTTATCTCCAATTTATTAGCCCAATTTCCCAATCTAGAATTATTTTTTAGTAAACATTTGGCAGGTGATCGCTATGCCATTGTGATCGTCAAATTGGCGGCTTTAACCTATAGTGCAACTGCTCTGGAATCTTTGGGATTAAGTCGTGCTGAGCAACGCTGGTTGGTAGGTATTTTGAGGTATTTGCCTCAATTTATTAACTTGCTAGATCAAGCTACTCCTAAGGAGCAATACAAATTTTTTCAATCAACTCTAGAGTTTTTCCCAGCGATCGCTACTTTAGCTTTTGCAAGTGGTTATGAGTTGGAGCGGATTAGCCCTTGGTTAGAGCGTTGGCTCAATCCGAATGATGCGATCGCCTATCCGATTACATTGATTACGGGTGACGATCTTCGTAAGGATTTAGGAATACCACCTAGTCCACAGATTGGAGAGTTTCTCGAAAGTGTAAAAATTGCTCAGGTAGAAGGCAAGATTAGTTCTAGATCAGAGGCGATCGCTTTTGTGAAATCAATTATTACGTACTGA
- the minC gene encoding septum site-determining protein MinC: MNVNERNTAVRTNPLSPSKLQSGAGDLSSAEMPEVIVVPDNQEPVGNIPAPLTLADVEGGELKPISTKPAKQTQPQPSSDPEGFQVRFKTLDGKLNLLLPIENKTSITLDKVSTSADQAVVNLGGNDGSNTSATPLLSLTWQELLAQLEQRMAASGHDWKPRTQVYLQAGDRLLDTRQLQELSESLQNHQLLLHCVVTNRRQTAINAASMGFCVEQGTIFREILGFNPIPDAPLDDPLYIKTTVRSGTEIRHSGSIIIFGDVNAGAELISEGDIIVWGKLKGMAHAGVKGNAQAVVMALHLDATQIRIASLIARVESPSTYFCPEVAFVSTQGVPAIQIVQAVDYSKK, from the coding sequence ATGAATGTAAACGAGCGTAATACTGCCGTGAGAACTAATCCTCTGTCGCCTAGCAAACTCCAATCAGGTGCAGGGGATTTGTCATCTGCGGAGATGCCTGAAGTGATTGTTGTTCCTGACAATCAGGAGCCTGTTGGCAACATTCCTGCACCCTTAACTCTTGCTGATGTTGAGGGTGGAGAGCTGAAGCCTATTTCGACCAAGCCTGCTAAGCAAACACAACCGCAACCGAGTAGCGATCCTGAGGGTTTTCAAGTCAGATTTAAAACCCTAGATGGCAAACTAAATCTGTTGTTGCCGATAGAAAACAAGACAAGTATCACGCTTGATAAAGTCAGCACTAGTGCTGATCAAGCAGTTGTTAATCTTGGTGGTAATGACGGTAGTAATACCTCGGCAACTCCATTATTAAGTCTAACTTGGCAAGAGCTACTCGCTCAGTTAGAGCAAAGGATGGCAGCAAGTGGGCATGACTGGAAGCCCCGCACACAGGTATATTTGCAAGCAGGCGATCGCCTATTAGATACGCGCCAACTCCAAGAATTATCCGAGTCATTACAAAATCATCAATTGCTGTTACATTGTGTGGTGACAAATCGCCGCCAGACAGCAATTAATGCTGCAAGTATGGGCTTCTGTGTAGAGCAGGGAACCATCTTTCGAGAAATATTAGGTTTCAATCCGATTCCTGATGCACCGTTAGATGATCCTCTATACATTAAGACGACCGTAAGATCTGGTACAGAAATTCGGCATTCTGGCAGTATTATTATCTTCGGTGATGTCAATGCTGGTGCAGAGCTAATCTCTGAAGGTGACATTATTGTATGGGGCAAGCTGAAGGGCATGGCTCATGCAGGTGTCAAAGGCAATGCCCAAGCGGTGGTTATGGCTTTGCACCTCGATGCTACCCAAATTAGAATTGCCAGTTTGATCGCCCGTGTTGAGAGTCCGAGTACTTATTTTTGTCCAGAAGTTGCCTTTGTAAGTACGCAAGGTGTACCTGCGATCCAAATTGTTCAAGCTGTCGATTATTCCAAGAAATAA
- the minE gene encoding cell division topological specificity factor MinE, translating into MISTLLDRLFQRQNVTSGTQVKQRLKFILAHDRAAIEPQVFDNMRHEIMRVVSKYVELDEGSLDIRLESDKRMTALIANLPIRMVREELPDLVALFDEADKEPDSDSDQIDPIALEMDQFADEALDAIAAKETPKSTQESSNLENTVELAERTTEVANKLRNAANKSQKQNLEIDKSIDSIEAPTTGIPKEQVTSTASDLVESFISNETEQLEEQASDQLELSFNLTDSEEASEASKQVSE; encoded by the coding sequence ATGATTTCAACACTGCTCGATCGCCTTTTTCAACGCCAAAATGTCACTAGCGGAACGCAAGTCAAACAGCGTTTGAAGTTTATCCTTGCCCATGATCGGGCGGCGATCGAGCCACAGGTGTTTGATAATATGCGCCATGAGATTATGCGCGTTGTCTCTAAATATGTTGAGCTTGATGAAGGTTCTCTAGATATTCGCCTAGAGTCCGATAAGCGGATGACCGCATTAATTGCCAATTTGCCTATTAGGATGGTGCGTGAAGAGTTACCAGATCTTGTGGCACTTTTTGATGAGGCAGATAAAGAACCAGATAGTGATTCTGATCAAATTGATCCAATAGCGTTGGAAATGGATCAGTTTGCCGACGAAGCCCTTGATGCGATCGCGGCAAAGGAAACTCCAAAATCTACACAAGAAAGTTCTAATTTAGAAAACACTGTAGAGCTTGCTGAGAGAACTACTGAAGTAGCTAATAAGTTAAGAAATGCAGCAAATAAATCGCAAAAACAAAATTTAGAAATAGATAAATCTATAGACTCTATAGAAGCTCCCACCACTGGCATACCTAAGGAGCAAGTTACAAGTACGGCTAGTGATTTAGTAGAAAGTTTTATCAGTAATGAGACTGAACAATTGGAAGAACAAGCAAGCGATCAATTAGAGCTATCGTTCAATTTGACAGACTCTGAGGAAGCCTCAGAAGCCTCTAAACAAGTCTCAGAGTAA